A window of Oncorhynchus tshawytscha isolate Ot180627B linkage group LG10, Otsh_v2.0, whole genome shotgun sequence contains these coding sequences:
- the LOC112260968 gene encoding uncharacterized protein LOC112260968, which yields MEWSRRAIPVSGIFLLFWRVTMQIDNVALRGVTAQSSLFYWENSPSKLIDGNHNSNYNYGGSCSSTAFNTNPWWRVDLLDVYRVTAVNITNRGDCCPERLDGAEIHIGNSLENNGINNPRCVVISHIPAGETYTFQCNEMDGRYVVVVIPGQNKILTLCEVEVFATRSATADNVSLRGVAAQSSQFLDRNAHYAIDGNRNTNYGSCTHTAQDTNPWWRVDLLDVYKVTAVTITNRDDVPERLDGAEIRIGNSLENNGISNPRCDVISHIPAGETNTFQCNEMEGRYVVVVIYVRKEYLTLCEVEVYGTVKTPESSTEAPKSKRTVVRMKIQSDADLTNQAVGDQLLQQLHVELVKQGVSDFQLRWRTQPDGQIFHREEEEEGGSTQTGVCGTEGG from the exons ATGGAGTGGAGTAGGAGAGCTATCCCTGTCTCTG GGATCTTCCTACTCTTTTGGAGGGTCACCATGCAGATAG ACAACGTGGCATTGAGAGGAGTGACTGCTCAGTCTTCCCTTTTTTATTGGGAAAATAGTCCAAGTAAACTCATCGATGGAAACCACAATTCTAACTATAACTATGGTGGATCCTGCAGCAGCACTGCATTTAACACCAACCCCTGGTGGAGAGTGGACCTGCTGGATGTGTACAGAGTGACAGCTGTCAACATCACCAACAGAGGAGACTGCTGTCCTGAGAGACTTGATGGTGCTGAGATCCATATCGGTAACTCACTGGAGAACAATGGCATCAACAACCCCAG ATGTGTTGTCATATCCCACATCCCAGCAGGAGAGACCTACACCTTCCAGTGTAATGAGATGGACGGTCGCTATGTTGTTGTGGTCATCCCTGGACAGAACAAGATTCTCACTCTGTGTGAGGTGGAAGTATTTGCCACA agaagtgctacagcTG aCAACGTGTCATTGAGAGGAGTGGCTGCTCAGTCATCACAGTTTTTGGATCGCAATGCTCACTATGCAATTGATGGGAACAGAAACACAAACTATGGATCCTGCACCCACACTGCACAGGACACCAACCCCTGGTGGAGAGTGGACCTGCTGGATGTGTACAAAGTGACAGCTGTCACCATCACCAACAGAGATGACGTTCCTGAGAGACTTGATGGTGCTGAGATCCGTATCGGTAACTCACTGGAGAACAATGGCATCAGCAACCCCAG atgTGATGTCATCTCCCACATCCCAGCAGGAGAGACCAACACCTTCCAGTGTAATGAGATGGAGGGTCGCTATGTTGTTGTGGTCATCTATGTCAGGAAGGAATATCTCACTCTGTGTGAGGTGGAAGTATATGGCACTGTCAAAACTCCAGAGTCTTCCACAGAAG CCCCCAAGTCAAAGAGAACGGTGGTGAGGATGAAGATCCAATCAGATGCTGATCTGACAAACCAGGCAGTCGGTGACCAGCTCCTAcagcag CTGCATGTAGAGCTCGTGAAGCAGGGGGTGTCTGACTTTCAACTGCGCTGGAGGACTCAGCCAGATGGACAGATTTTCCACcgtgaggaagaagaggagggtggaTCCACACAGACAG GTGTCTGTGGAACTGAAGGGGGCTAG